From Etheostoma cragini isolate CJK2018 chromosome 3, CSU_Ecrag_1.0, whole genome shotgun sequence:
tttctgtATAGAAACAGAGCAATGCAACTTTCAATCAGGTCTTCTGTGtgatcatttaatttaatcatttaatctttttttacattttcgcCCCAGGCAAGGGTTTACCTTAAATGATGACACAACTACTGTAACTGGGTGGTACCCTTAGATGTATGTGTGCTGAATATATGAATCAGCTGCCCGTAACATCATATTCCTTTATGTACCAGAAAGGGTCCTTCTTGTATGTTCAGCCATGGCAATGTCGGCTGCAAAGCTTCTTATGTTACTTTCTATCTTTGCAGTCAAACACACTTCAGCTGCTGCTCTGGATAACTGTGCTTTCTTgggggaagaggagaaaaatagtCTGTATGAAGATGGAGATGTAGTTCTAGGGGGATTATTCCCTTTGCACTACAGCCATGCGTCGTCTCTTCcgacatacaaaacaaaaccaacagctAATGTGTACAAGTAGTGAGTAAATATTTGACTGTATTTGATATTAGATAGCTAGTATTGTACATAGTAGACTGTATTctattggatttgttttgtggatatttttgtatatatgaTATACCTGTGCTTTGTGATGAACTTCTTTCTACTTCTATACAGTTTCAACTCTTGTGCCTTGCGCTGGATGCAGACTATGACTTTTGCAATCAAAGAGATCAACCAGCGCAGTGACCTCCTGCCACAGCTCAAGCTGGGTTTCCACATCCGTGACAGCTGTGATGACATACCTGTGTCACTACGAGCAGCTTTGCTGTTGTTGAACGGCCAGCCAGAGATAGGCACCAGAGCCGAGAGAGTGAACAGAGACAAAGGTCAAGAAAGGAACGTTATTTTTACTTTAGGCTGTGCTGCCGTACAAAGTACAGTGACCCCAGTAATCATAGGAGATGCTGCTTCTGGGGTTTCTATGGCCCTGCTGAGAAGCCTGGGTTCATTCCATATTCCACTGGTGAGACTGCATGAGACATGCATAGTCTGGAAACTTTTCTTGTGATAAGTTTAATACTTTTACATTAGTTTTCTTTGATTAAGTGCCCTAGTGTTGCATATCATTGCTGTAACTGTGAAAACAAGTATAacaaaaaagtatatttaaaaaaaaaaacagcaaaaaacagcctttaaatcagttttctgaaaagcagtttttcagctgatccattgttttttttcttctttctctttaggAAGTAGGGTTGTTCTTAAACCACAGAGAAACACTTTATCCTTATCCAGTATTGTGCATGTGgtataaaacataataattctattttcagaaatgtataaaagatttaaaatgtcCATATTTTAAAAGCAATAGTACCTCTAATTCCATTTTCATTGTTGAGTGTTTAAGTTGCTGGACTCCAAACCCAGTTATTTTGTGGTAAAATATGATTATTGTTCAATGGTCTTTTCATGGAGCCAAATTGTGCAGATGgtttattattgttttctatGATACCAGGTGAGCTATTTCGCCTCCTGCAGCTGTCTGAGTAACCAAAGGGATTTTCCAACATTCATGCGCACCATGCCCAGTGATGCCTTCCAGATAAGAGCCCTGGCCCAGCTGGTTAGCTACTTTGGCTGGACCTGGGTGGGAGTCATTGGGTTGGAATCGGATTATGCTCGCTTTGCCATCCAGCTCTTCCTGCAGGAGTCGGAGCAGTACGGTGTGTGTGCCGCCTATACTCACTTCTACCCTGTAGTCCTGAGTCAGCAGGCTCTAGATGAACTTCTGGATGTCATTCAGGTATCTATGGGTCATTACAATTTTCAAAGGGTATACCCCTGCAATAAATATTACCTTTGTGCAGCTTATAATTCTCATCATTGTTAGATCAACTCTAGTGTTATTTCGCAACAGTTTATGATGTTATATAGTTATACTGAATAGTCAAGGGCAATGGGCAAAGTTCCCATTTGTAGGCTACATTCATATTACACTTTAAGTAACCacatttgaattaaatgtatctttctgtcttctataaatgtaactaaataaCATGTATAGCCTACTATTTTCCTCACTAATCCTGAAAATTATACTTCAATTAATTGATAATATTAATCCTACCACCCCCCCAATTTTTGCACCCCCTGTACACGTGTCTTGTTCATATACATATTAATTATAGTACAATAACTTATATCATGCATGTTTGAAATGTGAATTTTTAAAGTTCTGTTTAAATGtcatgaaatattaattatacaCCTATATTTATTCAGATGTCTTCCTCTAAGGTCATCATTAACTTCTGTAGTGATTCAGAAATGAAGGGGATTCTAAGAGAGGTCCGACGTCGGAATATAACCGGCCTGCAGTGGGTAGCTAGTGAGGCTTGGGCAACTGGCAAAACCCTCTGGGAAAACTATGGAGGTCTACTGGTGGGAACAATAGGATTTTCCACCCGGCGAGCTGATGCGATTCCAGGGCTGAAACAACACCTCATGACTCTCAGAACATCCACTATTCATGAGTCAGCTTTCTTGGCAGAATTTTGGGAAGAGCTGTTTAACTGCCGACTGAACGGGTCAGTGAACAGACACTCTCACAGGGACAACAACTACCTAGACAGACTGCCATGTAAAGGAACTGAGAATTTAAGTGATGTTTACTCTGCCTATTCTGATTTGACACAGCTAAGAGTGTCATATAATGTCTACAAGGCTGTGAATTTGGTGGCCCATGCTTTACAAGATATGACTAACTGCGTAGAAGGACAGGGGCCTTTACATAATGGCACCTGTGCAGACCCAACGAATGTTAAACCTTGGCAGGTGAGAGTGATTCTAgaggtaagaaaagaaaaaaaagatgagagtCAAGTTTACCAATGTTTGTGTTTAGATAACCGGTTTCCCTTGCTTCCTCAGCTACTTCACTACATGAAGCATGCAAATTTTTCTGCACTGGGGGAAAAAGTCATCTTTGATCAAAATGGTGACCCCGTTGCATATTATGATCTCTTGAACTGGCAAAGGATGCCTGACGGATCACTACATTTGGTAAAAGTAGGTTTCTATGACGCCTCCTCGTCCGCTGGACGAAGCCTGGTCATAAATGACTCAGTGATTCAGTGGCCTGTCGGGAAAAAGGTGTGTTCTCTACAAACAGGCTTGAGACCTGTTTCACCTCTTAGGCTGTTGTATGTACTGTTGGTCAACACATCAGCTAATTTGTTCTTATTATTGTCCAATATAATTTATTGGtaaacaaacagaagaacatGACACCTTTCAATATAACTTCCAGCTGACAGCAAAAATGAACCCTCTTGATATCACCCATCATTGATGGTCATAACACATTCCAACTAAGTACTGTGGCCATGAGAGCACTCATTATTTGACTTAGTATCAATTACCGTTATCAAAGAAAATGACTTACACCAAATAATACACTGACACCAAATAATGTACTAGGACAAAActaaattgcaatttttttttttaatcagtcaaAATAGGTATGACAACATGAATACTATTTCTAAATTGATAACAACCCTTCAGAAAATTATTAGCAAAAGTTACtaatatatttaacaatttttacGTCCTAGTCCCCTGTTATAGGTTCCTAAAGTAAATATTAATGTAATAGCCAGTCAACATAatgttagtctttttttaaattcttgtgtgtattttgccGGATTATTCAAATCCAGGCCAACAACTAATAGACTAACacctgtttttggtttttcttcaTTAGCAGAGTTTTTGCTAAATGTGGCACATGCGTTTTTAAAttggtgatgttttatttatttgcttgtgttttctttatatgCAGTGCTACTTGTTTTTCTAATGTCTATTTAGCTCTAATGTGACTATACTGAATTGTATCTGTGCAAAGATTGTCACAAGAGAGGTGTCCTCACATTCCTATCTTTAAGCTGAATATGTATATGCACTTCTCTGAAACATGAGACTCAAACGCATTTTTGGGCAAGTTTGATAAAGTACGTCACTACTCTGGTAAATCAATCACTGTCTAATACACAAAAGACAGCAAAGAAACCTCAATCATCCAGCTCGGACTGGATTGTCAGTACAGAGAGTGGAAAACACACTAACAGTTGTCAGCCACTGCCAGTTCCAAGCCAGCCTgctcctaccagactctggtacatttcatttgtacacagagtctggccactctccattcaCAAGTGTTAActaaggcgggtactctgttaaAGTTGAAAACTATTGGAtttgcccagagccactctggatctgccataatcAATCTTTAACCCTTGGTTGGGACGTTGCCACAGCTTTGCTAGTGTTTGCCTTAGCAAACTCCTTCACAACTAACCGATTATgctggaaaatcaaacattCCCTGAACACCGTAGGGAGGAgagccacaacatcatggccagcaacaaaactcagcaaagattgttcttgctcgggcttCCTTCTGAATGTTCAGCCCAAAAGGTCACGTAATTTAATATATGGATTTGTGTATGGGGCGCCGttgtaaagcggctcacgctgaaaataacagcaacattttgtcacatttctgtACACTTTCttgtacatttacaacaatatttgtcaacttggaaatattttaaatagttaaatccaaatattaaatgttacacctaaatgttaaatgttaaatctaaatgctaaatctaaatgttaaatcttaatctaaatgttaaatctaaatctaaatgttaaatctaaatattaaatctaaatctaaatgttaaatctaaatgttatatattattatgattattacattattatatagCTAATATGCACATCAAATGCCGGTAAccggaagtaccaaaataaaagcttgaggaggtcagtgtatgtttatattgtcaaataacaaataaaaatcatctcatctgGGGATATGGACTCTTGAACTTTGATAAACGTGAtaataactacctaaaataataaacacagttgggGAAGAGTTATTTGAAGAgttctttgagttttttgtGTCAATTTTATGAATGGTGTCGGACTTATAGCCACTAAAGCCAgccacgggggggggggctcacttTGACTGGTCTGTCACGTTCGCTTGAATTAAGGTCAGCAAGAGCCTATCCCCGCCTGCCCACGACAAGGCACGGTACTGTTGGCCATGGTCACACTCTGAAAGCCGTCCTGGTGGCTGTACAAACTTgttcaacagcaacagcaacagcctcAGGGCCACCGCAGGCCACCTCGGTAAGCATGTTTTCCACAACACATAGCTAACATTGGATTGTTGTCAAGGCTAACTTAACTAAACTAGCCAACGGTAGCTAGCCAGTAGAGATTTGCTACTACCTTGACAACAATACAATGCTAGCTTTGtgatttggaaaacatgcttaCCAAGGCTGCCTGCGCTGGCCCCGAGGCTGTCGCTGTTGAATAAGTTTGAACAGCCACCAGGACGACTCTGCCGTTGTTCTCCGCTAACGCTGATTTGTTGGACATTTCTCAGAGTGACCATGGCCGACAGTAGCTTACCGTACCTTGTCGTGGGCGGGCGGGGATAGGCTCTAGCTGGCCTTAATGCAAGCGAAGATGACAGATCCGTCAAAGTGAGCTCCACCCCCTGGTGACTGGCTATAGTGGCTACAGGTCATAATTCCCACACCATTCATAAAGGTGACACTaaaaaggcaaggcaaggcaaggcagctttatttgtatagcacatttcagcaaaagggcaattcaaagtgctttacacaaaaNNNNNNNNNNNNNNNNNNNNNNNNNNNNNNNNNNNNNNNNNNNNNNNNNNNNNNNNNNNNNNNNNNNNNNNNNNNNNNNNNNNNNNNNNNNNNNNNNNNNCCACGGAGAAAGGAGGCATcttgctgctaattagctttagctacaGTCACTGTAGGACAGGCTTGAGCTATTGGTAGGTCACGCTCACGcaggaaaatgttaaaatatggcaATAGCCTACTGtgtctacaaaaaatgtaaagtccaGCTATTCATAAGTATCCAAGAGCCGCTGCTCGtagtttctctcagaggaaaagcaagattatcagcaaaaatatgcaagcagaggcaggagcaagcagcaaaagCGTCTGCACTGTAACAAGCAGGAAGCAAAGACTCAAagtactcttcaaatacagtttctccaactgtgtttattattttaggtagttatAATCACGTTTGTCAAAGTTCAAGAGACCATTTCCTcggatgagatgatttttattcgttatttgacactataaacatacactgactTCCTCGAGCTTTTACTTTGCTACTTTCGGTTACCggcatttaatttgcatattagctaaatatttagtttcacccgaaacatttagatttaacatttagatttggatttagatttaaaatttagatttagatttaatatttagatttaacatttagatttagatttaacatttggatttagatttaacatttaggtgtaaaatttaatatttggatttacctatttaaaatatttccaagttgacaaatattgttgtaaatgtgcaaaaaagtgaCCCTGAAAatttcataccagttttttaaacattatttaaatctaaatgtgacaaaatgttagcaagagccgctttacaaacggcgccccataTTTGTGGACACGTGGACACGTCTATCTCATATTTTTCGTGATGGttagcacatttttttaaactaatgtatttcaatgggaactATCTTTTGTTATCACAGCATGATTTGTTAAGAGTGACTACAGTAGCGAGTAGTAGGAAAGTTCGAAAAgaaggttggttgggggggtggatgggtgaaacaacacaggactttcacccaggagtgCGGGGTTCGTGTTCCACGTGTAACGTTTCCTAAATCCAACggctttcttcttttactacaCCCAACCGTTCAATTGTTGTCCCCCGTCCCATtattgttttcctaaacccaacagtccCGTTCTTCCttacctaaacctaactgtcccattGTGGTTCCTTGTGTCATGGAaacgtaagcccacccacaacaaTTTCCTGACCTTAAGGGGTTGTGTTCATTTCATGGAATTCTGTGAAATcaggttgtaaaaaaacatgctaaccatcatgaaaataaatacaccGCAAATCCAGATtcactgaaggaaaatgaaaattaagcGGAAGCACCTAGGAGGGTGGAGCCAGGCTAGTACAATGATGTCTAGTGTCACCAGTTTCAGTGCACAGAGACCCCTGCTCCTCCTTGCATGTGTTGAttgcaatttttaaattaatgcaTTTCAACAGGAAGCCTATTTCGTGATAACAGCACGCTTATGGTAccgagtagtattgaaaagctgAAATTCCACGCAGGGTGGTTGTTCAGGTGTGTGGCGATCTGTTCCGTTGTTGTGGACGGCGTGTGGCGTTTAATTTCCACATTGTTTTGTGTCCCTGCCCCCGGGGATTGTGTTCCGCATGTGGCTGTCTGTCCCATTGTTGTCTCTGGcgtgtggcatttcatttccctgttgttgcgaCCCCCAGAGGTTGCGGATTGTGTACGAGCGCCAGCTGTTGATAGTGTCCCACGTGTGGCGTTTGATTTCCCCGTTacgtcccccagagcagcccagtgtcatggcagtttgttaAATGGTCTCATTCAAAAATTGTGACATGAAACCAAACTAAAGAATCAGAATTATGTGACCATTTTATAAACTGGCATGAGACCGGGTTAAGTTGAAatgaatacactgtaaaaatagtattttaaattttatttaattaatgcaAAATTCTAATTTCAAGCTGGATTTCCAAAACAATTGCAAATTAAACCTAAATAAATGCAGCAATTACGTTTAAGGTAACATTCACATTATTTTGTTGGTGAATGCATAAGGTGATTGGTGAACAATggtgattttaaaaaacatattttgtctaATAATTTTTTCAGGATTTTTACACTCCCTCAAAATCCTCTTATCAACaaaaaatcacaatcacaaaattggatttagttttatttgaaagaaaGCTTTCATAGATCACACTGgacttttagcttttagttgtaTCTGAAATAGATATTTCACAACAAAGCAAAGGTCTAATATGAATTAAAATCAGTGTCTTTCTGAGTCGTTGAACTTTGCCTCTCAGGCTTCCCTGGTCTGTATGCAGCGACCGTTGTCCTCCGGGTTCCCGCATCGCCAGGAGAAAGCGGGAACCCATCTGCTGTTTTGACTGTGTCCCCTGTGCTGAGGGAGAAGTTAGTAATACGACTGGTGTGTTGTGTTCTGTCTATTATCACCATATCGCCTGTTTGCTGAGCTGCTTCTGTCTAAATGTGGCTTCTTTGAACTAAAAGTTATCTTCTCTCCCCCATCTCCAGATTCTTTAGAGTGCTCACGTTGCTCAGAGAACACGTGGCCCAATGAAGACAGAGATCTCTGCATCCTAAAGACTATTGAGTTCCTGTCTTACCATGAATTAATTGGTATTGTGCTGTGTGTTGTATCTGTCCTTGGAGCTTGTTTTTCCCTCTCCATCCTTGCTATATTCTTCACATACAAAGAGACACCACTGGTCCGGGCCAACAACATGGAATTGAGCTTCCTTCTCTTGGTGTTTCTTGCTGTCTGCTTCCTTGTTGGCCTGCTGTTCATTGGTGAGCCTACAGACTGGCTTTGCCGTATCAGGTACCCAGCATTTGGAATCAGTTTTGCCTTATGCATTTCGTGCCTCCTGGCCAAGACAGTTGTGGTCCTAATGGCTTTCAGGTCCACACTGCCAGGAAGTAATGTCATGAAGTGGTTTGGACCCAACCAGCAGAGAGCAAGTGTTCTTCTAGGGACAGCTGTTCAGGTAGAAACACTTTCCACAATCAACTCAGACATATCTTTTCAactttgttgatttaaaatcaacatcctGTTTTTCACCCGGCTCAGGTAATAATCTGTGTTCTTTGGCTACTCACCAGTCCACCTcatgccaacaacaacaacgattACAATGCTACCATCATCATTGAGTGTGTTACTGGTTCCGAGGTTGGCTTCTGGTGTGTTCTTGGATACATCGGCATCTTGGATTGCATCTGCTTCCTAATGGCATTTTTGGCTCGGAAGCTGCCTGATAATTTCAATGAGGCCAAGTTCATCACCTTCAGCATGCTGATATTCTTCGCAGTGTGGATTACTTTTATTCCAGTTTATGTGAGCACAGCAGGGAAATATACAGTGGCTGTCCATATTTTTGCTATTTTAGCTTCCGCTTTTGGTCTCttgttttgcatttcttctCCAAAGTGCTATGTCATAATTCTAAAACCGgacaaaaacagcaagaaaaacaTGATTCAAAGATGAAAATCCCAGTGTGTTGCTAAATAATTTACatgtataaaaaagtaattgctatattatactgtataattgGGGTAATTAATTTATAACGATTCATGCTTGAAATTcaataaagcaaaacatttagaaatgcTGTTGCCTCAATGCTAGCTAACACATTGACACATGAAGACATACAGCATCTTATGATGAACATCGTCAGTGATTTTTCTTTGGGTCATCACATGTTTTGGGTCTTTTAACAATCAGACCACCTTGCCCATGCAGGTGACCCAAGATAGCACCCGTTACTCTCTTTTTCTAGTCCACAGCTACCTTGAGGCCATTTCAGCTGCCTTTTTGAACGAATTGTTAGCCCTTTGCCAAACCCTGTGGACTGGCGTGCAAACCCTCAACATCCCACATCGATGGGCTTGCACCTTGCTCCCCTCCTGTTGCTTTTGTTTGCACTGTCAAACGATGATTGACCACAGCTGTATTATGACTTGACACATTCAGTACAGATACGGCCACTGTTCTGCCGTACTAAACCAAATGAATTTAACTCACTAGAGTGTAGACCtgagaaaaattaaattaagcTTATTTTGTTGTCCAGCCAATTGAGTTATAAGAAGGACATTGAAAATTTGCATCTGCATAATAATATTAATCTCAAACTTGACCTTCAACCCTTATTTGGAAGTTACTTTAGTGTGCCTTTGTATTATCTATAAGAttataattaaaatgcaaaGGCAAAAGGCATTAACTTCCATTTTACCACTCACTTGGTTTCTGATAAAATCAGGTCATGATGTTAATGATGACATCCACATATTATCATGGCACAATTATGCTTAGCataatataaacataaacatgaaatattgCAAATGGCAAGTCATTTAATTGTATATAAAGGTCACAAAGTGGCTTTTCAACTGCCATATCACCTACTATATTCTATTACCCTATTCAATACTGTATAGAATTGTGATAAAACAGTACTTTCTCCCATCCTATTTCATGGGATAACTGGTATTCCTAATAATGTGGTCAGTGAGTGTCTATACCTAACTATTTTCATTAATGTCAGTCCTATCCAGTTGGGCTTAGGTCTAATACCACATCATAGTGcaaatttacatattttatatatacaacCAGCATTATCCTCAGAAATGAAGACGTGAACATAAAGATGGCGTCATTTACGTGCGTATTAAGTAGCCACTTTGGTTTGTTTATAAATGCTCCAGCATAGAGGATGGTTAGTTCAGCCAACAATTAAATTAACAAGAATTTGCCTATGTTTCAAGATCTGTGGCCATCTAAAGTAGACAGTTCAGACTGAAACATATCACTTCCTACATGTACATGCATGGAGACAAGTGAGTGGgtattagggatgagcgagtacagcattatctgtatctgtatctgcatctgtttaccacatgaattatctgtatccggatccgtactcggactgagcggggcctaaaccggaagtggtcagatttaaacccgaagtgggtcgggttctcttgaaatgttagggtctttaaccggtatgttaaccgggttgtattcaatccgagcacggatattgactcatattactcgtataatacttgtactcgccaaaagtgctttatccgtaccggatactcgtttcagccggatactcggatcacccctagtggGTATTAaaagtagggatgagcgagtacagcattatctgtatctgtatctgtatctgtt
This genomic window contains:
- the LOC117942128 gene encoding extracellular calcium-sensing receptor-like, giving the protein MAMSAAKLLMLLSIFAVKHTSAAALDNCAFLGEEEKNSLYEDGDVVLGGLFPLHYSHASSLPTYKTKPTANVYNFNSCALRWMQTMTFAIKEINQRSDLLPQLKLGFHIRDSCDDIPVSLRAALLLLNGQPEIGTRAERVNRDKGQERNVIFTLGCAAVQSTVTPVIIGDAASGVSMALLRSLGSFHIPLVSYFASCSCLSNQRDFPTFMRTMPSDAFQIRALAQLVSYFGWTWVGVIGLESDYARFAIQLFLQESEQYGVCAAYTHFYPVVLSQQALDELLDVIQMSSSKVIINFCSDSEMKGILREVRRRNITGLQWVASEAWATGKTLWENYGGLLVGTIGFSTRRADAIPGLKQHLMTLRTSTIHESAFLAEFWEELFNCRLNGSVNRHSHRDNNYLDRLPCKGTENLSDVYSAYSDLTQLRVSYNVYKAVNLVAHALQDMTNCVEGQGPLHNGTCADPTNVKPWQLLHYMKHANFSALGEKVIFDQNGDPVAYYDLLNWQRMPDGSLHLVKVGFYDASSSAGRSLVINDSVIQWPVGKKVLPWSVCSDRCPPGSRIARRKREPICCFDCVPCAEGEVSNTTDSLECSRCSENTWPNEDRDLCILKTIEFLSYHELIGIVLCVVSVLGACFSLSILAIFFTYKETPLVRANNMELSFLLLVFLAVCFLVGLLFIGEPTDWLCRIRYPAFGISFALCISCLLAKTVVVLMAFRSTLPGSNVMKWFGPNQQRASVLLGTAVQVIICVLWLLTSPPHANNNNDYNATIIIECVTGSEVGFWCVLGYIGILDCICFLMAFLARKLPDNFNEAKFITFSMLIFFAVWITFIPVYVSTAGKYTVAVHIFAILASAFGLLFCISSPKCYVIILKPDKNSKKNMIQR